Proteins from one Streptomyces sp. NBC_00289 genomic window:
- a CDS encoding metallopeptidase TldD-related protein, with translation MSARTSKPHEVVERALELSRADGCVVIADEQSTANLRWAGNALTTNGVTRGRTLTVIATVDGKEGTASGVVSRSAVTPDELEPLVRAAEAAARSAGPAEDAQPLVTGVPQAQDFTDAPAETTSAVFGDFAPALGEAFARARAGGRELYGFANHELVSSYLGTSTGLRLRHDQPNGTLELNAKSPDRTRSAWAGRSTRDFKDVDPAVLDAELAVRLGWAERRVELPAGRYETLLPPTAVADLLIYQMWSASGRDAVEGRTVFSKPGGGTRVGERLTELPLTLRSDPHEPGLESAPFVLAHSSGGDQSVFDNGLPLTATDWVREGELAGLMTSRHGAALTGLPVAPAIDNLILTGGEDRSLEEMVASTERGLLLTCLWYIREVDPATLLLTGLTRDGVYLVENGEVSGEVTNFRFNESPVDLLGRATEAGRTEKTLPREWSDWFTRAAMPALRIPDFNMSSVSQGV, from the coding sequence ATGAGCGCGCGTACCAGCAAGCCGCACGAGGTCGTCGAGCGCGCCCTCGAACTGTCCCGGGCCGACGGCTGTGTCGTGATCGCCGACGAGCAGTCCACCGCGAACCTGCGGTGGGCGGGCAACGCGCTGACCACGAACGGCGTCACACGCGGGCGCACCCTCACGGTGATCGCGACCGTCGACGGCAAGGAGGGCACCGCCTCCGGTGTCGTCTCCCGCTCGGCCGTGACACCCGACGAGCTGGAGCCCCTCGTGCGGGCCGCCGAGGCCGCCGCGCGCTCCGCCGGACCAGCCGAGGACGCGCAGCCCCTGGTCACGGGCGTGCCGCAGGCGCAGGACTTCACGGACGCGCCCGCCGAGACCACCTCCGCCGTGTTCGGTGACTTCGCTCCGGCACTCGGGGAGGCCTTCGCACGCGCGCGTGCGGGCGGCCGTGAGCTGTACGGCTTCGCCAACCACGAACTGGTCAGCAGCTACCTGGGTACGTCGACGGGGCTGCGCCTGAGGCACGACCAGCCCAACGGGACGCTGGAACTCAACGCCAAGTCCCCGGACCGTACGCGCTCGGCGTGGGCGGGGCGGTCGACGCGGGACTTCAAGGACGTCGATCCGGCCGTGCTGGACGCGGAACTGGCCGTACGCCTCGGGTGGGCCGAGCGGCGGGTCGAGCTGCCGGCCGGCCGGTACGAGACGCTGCTGCCGCCGACCGCCGTCGCGGACCTGCTGATCTACCAGATGTGGTCGGCCTCGGGCCGGGACGCGGTCGAGGGCCGCACCGTCTTCTCCAAGCCCGGCGGCGGCACGCGGGTCGGGGAGCGGCTCACCGAACTGCCGCTGACCCTGCGCAGCGATCCGCACGAGCCGGGCCTGGAGTCCGCGCCCTTCGTGCTCGCGCACTCCTCCGGCGGCGACCAGTCGGTGTTCGACAACGGGCTGCCGCTGACGGCCACCGACTGGGTCCGCGAGGGCGAGCTGGCCGGCCTGATGACCAGCCGGCACGGCGCGGCGCTGACCGGCCTGCCGGTGGCCCCGGCGATCGACAACCTGATCCTGACCGGCGGCGAGGACCGTTCCCTGGAGGAGATGGTCGCGAGCACCGAACGCGGGCTGCTGCTGACCTGCCTGTGGTACATCCGCGAGGTCGACCCGGCGACGCTGCTGCTCACCGGCCTGACCCGGGACGGCGTCTACCTGGTCGAGAACGGCGAGGTGAGCGGCGAGGTCACCAACTTCCGGTTCAACGAGTCGCCGGTCGACCTGCTGGGCCGGGCGACGGAGGCGGGCCGGACGGAGAAGACCCTGCCGAGGGAGTGGAGCGACTGGTTCACCAGGGCCGCGATGCCCGCGCTGCGCATCCCGGATTTCAATATGAGCTCTGTCAGCCAGGGCGTATAA